GCGAGGTGCGCCTCGAGGTGCGCGAACGACTCGAACTGCCGGCCGGCGATGGCGTTGCGCTTTACGTACTTCACGCCGGACTCGGTCTTGCCCTTGGTGCGCGCCCGGTACGGCTGGCACGCGCGCGGCTGCACGTCCCAGTCGCGGCAGAAGGCGAGGTACGCCGGGTGGAACGTCACCGTCTGCGCCTCGCGGTTGCGAGCAGCGACGAGGCAGCGCGTGTTGTCGCCGAGGACCTCGGCGGGCACGCCCCCGAAGTGCCGGAACGCCGACGCGATGCCATCGAGCCACTCGCCCTGGCGCTCGTGGAGGAACGCCTTCACGAACCCGCGACGCGAGTAGCTCAGGACCGCGGCGAGGAAGTGCACCGTGACCCGCTCGCCGGCGATCCAGACCTTCCGCTCGCCGAAGTCGATTTGCATCTGCCGGCCCGGCGCGGTCTCGAACCGCACCGTCGCGAGATCCGCAGCGCGCTGCTCGCGTCGCCGCTCCGCCACCGCGCGCTGCACGGTCCGGACACTCGCGTCGACGCCTCGCGCCGCCAGCAGATCCGCGACGACCACTGCGTTGCCCTCGGCGGCACCGTCGAACAGCGCCACCGCCTCGGCCCGCGCCATCTCGTCGAGGCGGCGCGCCGCCGGTCGCTCCTGGACCTCGGCGCCCGGCCCGCCGCGCAGGTACCGCCGCACCGTGTTGCGCGCCAGCCCCAGCTCGCGGGCGATGCGCTTGGCTCCCCAGCCTCGCCCCGCGAGCTCGCGCATC
The DNA window shown above is from Candidatus Eisenbacteria bacterium and carries:
- the istA gene encoding IS21 family transposase codes for the protein MVEAEAVREMRELAGRGWGAKRIARELGLARNTVRRYLRGGPGAEVQERPAARRLDEMARAEAVALFDGAAEGNAVVVADLLAARGVDASVRTVQRAVAERRREQRAADLATVRFETAPGRQMQIDFGERKVWIAGERVTVHFLAAVLSYSRRGFVKAFLHERQGEWLDGIASAFRHFGGVPAEVLGDNTRCLVAARNREAQTVTFHPAYLAFCRDWDVQPRACQPYRARTKGKTESGVKYVKRNAIAGRQFESFAHLEAHLAEWQLAADQRVHGTTHERPAERFERDERQALRPLPARPLPTHGRRLQRRVANDALIDIDTVRYSVPHRLVRDHVEALVTATEIRVYHGQELVAVHARSQEPHARVVDPTHFEGLWRRTPVENVVPLSQPLAALGRSLDDYAAVIGGAA